The Streptomyces sp. NBC_00440 genome contains a region encoding:
- a CDS encoding SDR family NAD(P)-dependent oxidoreductase gives MGHLEGKTAIVTGGGQGVGQGIALALAAEGAAIAVIGRTPAKLEATCELLRARGARAEPFSCDVSATELVPELVERIAGSFGRIDILVNNAYDGAYGPLLSMTDADFQQGFRSGPFATFAFMKACHPHLKRHGDGVVINLVTGAMVRWDLRTYGAYAAAKTAVRSLTRTAANEWGPDGIRVNAIAPHAASPGYVRWADTNPQEAADFCASIPLGRVGDCEADIGRAVVMLCGPDARYLTGATVPLDGGQANFD, from the coding sequence GTGGGACATCTGGAGGGAAAGACCGCGATCGTCACCGGCGGGGGCCAGGGGGTGGGCCAGGGCATCGCCCTCGCCCTGGCCGCCGAGGGAGCGGCGATCGCCGTCATCGGCCGGACCCCGGCGAAACTGGAGGCGACCTGCGAACTGCTGCGAGCCCGCGGAGCGCGGGCCGAACCGTTCAGCTGCGACGTGTCGGCCACCGAACTGGTCCCGGAGCTCGTGGAGCGGATCGCCGGGAGCTTCGGACGCATCGACATCCTCGTCAACAACGCCTACGACGGCGCCTACGGTCCGCTGCTGTCGATGACCGACGCCGACTTCCAGCAGGGATTCCGCAGCGGCCCCTTCGCGACGTTCGCGTTCATGAAGGCCTGCCACCCCCATCTGAAGCGCCATGGCGACGGCGTCGTCATCAACCTGGTCACGGGGGCCATGGTCCGCTGGGACCTGCGCACCTACGGCGCCTACGCGGCGGCCAAGACGGCCGTCCGCTCCCTGACCCGCACTGCCGCCAACGAGTGGGGGCCGGACGGTATCCGGGTCAACGCGATCGCGCCCCACGCTGCCTCGCCCGGCTACGTGCGCTGGGCGGACACCAACCCCCAGGAGGCAGCGGACTTCTGCGCCTCCATACCGCTGGGCCGCGTCGGCGACTGCGAGGCGGACATCGGCCGTGCCGTGGTCATGCTGTGCGGGCCGGACGCCCGCTACCTCACCGGAGCGACGGTGCCCCTGGACGGCGGCCAGGCCAACTTCGACTGA
- a CDS encoding NADH:flavin oxidoreductase: protein MTQIQHQPPGTPDVLAPATLGPISLRNRTVKAATYEGLSRHGLVTQDLIDFHVRHAAGGVGMTTVAYCAVAPEGRTGAHQILWRPEALPGLRKLTDAVHAEGAAVSAQIGHGGPVASPKANGLPALSPSRHFHRTTLSFAREATHADLRRIVRNHADAATMAVEAGFDAVEIHLGHNYLASSFLSPRINHRKDAYGGSLDNRARFPREIARAVRAAVGKRIAVIAKLNMDDGVPGGFWLDEAIPVARQLESDGSLDALELTVGSSLLNPMYLFRGDAPLREFAQIMPQPVKTGIKLVGSRVLHSYPYEDAYLLDQARQVRAAVDLPLILLGGITSRPTMDLAMREGFQFVAMGRALLREPDLINRIRTEADTPSLCIHCNKCMVTFHGGVRCVLVEAPGGRSAGGDTPITG, encoded by the coding sequence TTGACCCAGATACAGCACCAGCCGCCCGGAACACCGGACGTACTGGCCCCCGCGACACTCGGACCCATCTCGTTGCGCAACCGCACGGTCAAAGCGGCGACATACGAGGGCCTGAGCCGGCACGGCCTGGTCACCCAGGACCTGATCGACTTTCACGTACGGCACGCGGCAGGCGGGGTCGGTATGACCACCGTCGCCTACTGCGCGGTGGCCCCGGAGGGCAGGACCGGTGCGCACCAGATCCTCTGGCGGCCCGAGGCCCTGCCAGGACTGCGCAAGCTGACCGACGCCGTCCACGCCGAAGGAGCGGCCGTCTCCGCCCAGATCGGTCACGGCGGACCGGTGGCCAGCCCGAAGGCCAACGGCCTGCCCGCGCTCTCGCCCAGCCGCCACTTCCACCGCACCACCCTCAGCTTCGCGCGCGAGGCGACCCACGCCGACCTGCGGCGCATCGTCCGCAACCACGCCGACGCCGCCACCATGGCCGTCGAGGCCGGCTTCGACGCGGTCGAGATCCACCTCGGCCACAACTACCTCGCCAGCTCCTTCCTCAGCCCGCGCATCAACCACCGCAAGGACGCCTACGGCGGCAGCCTGGACAACCGCGCCCGCTTCCCCCGCGAGATAGCCCGCGCCGTACGCGCCGCGGTCGGCAAGCGGATCGCGGTCATCGCCAAACTGAACATGGACGACGGAGTCCCGGGAGGCTTCTGGCTCGACGAGGCCATCCCCGTCGCCCGCCAACTGGAGAGCGACGGCTCGCTCGACGCCCTGGAACTGACGGTCGGAAGCTCCCTGCTCAACCCGATGTACCTGTTCCGGGGCGATGCCCCGCTGCGGGAGTTCGCCCAGATCATGCCCCAACCGGTCAAGACCGGCATCAAACTCGTCGGCAGCCGGGTGCTGCACAGCTACCCGTACGAGGACGCCTACCTCCTCGACCAGGCCCGGCAGGTCCGCGCCGCCGTAGACCTGCCGCTCATCCTGCTGGGCGGGATCACCAGCAGGCCGACCATGGACCTCGCGATGCGTGAGGGATTCCAGTTCGTCGCCATGGGGCGCGCCCTGCTGCGCGAACCCGATCTGATCAACCGGATCCGGACGGAGGCCGACACCCCCTCCCTCTGCATCCACTGCAACAAGTGCATGGTCACCTTCCACGGCGGTGTCCGCTGCGTACTCGTCGAAGCACCCGGCGGCCGGAGCGCCGGCGGGGATACCCCGATCACCGGGTGA
- a CDS encoding AMP-binding protein has product MPHDTIADLLLARAGDNRPGLLTREREWTWDEVVRESTARAALARSLWTDGPFHIGVLLDNVPDYVFWLGGAALSGATVVGINSTRRGTYLEQEVRHADCQLIVTDRAGGALLDGLDTGVPPERYLLVDEPAYTRRLAAHAAEPARDPAVAPDTRILLLFTSGTTGASKAAICSQGRLAALGRANAAKYEVGRDDVCYCPMPLFHGNALMALWAPALAAGATVALTPKFSASGFLPDVRFFGATFFTYVGKAVAYVLAQPENSTDTDNPLTHAFGTEASPEDRTAFLRRFGCRLVEGYGSSEGAGMLRQAPDGPVGALGVPARDSVRIVDPETRLPCPPAVLDGHGRVQNPEAAIGEIVDTEGAARFEGYYNNDAANAERVHHGWYWTGDLGYVDTAGYFYFAGRSGDWIRVDGENTSALLTERILRRHPGVVAAGVFGVPDPRSGDQVMAAIEIPEGTRFEKLSLPEFLAGQEDLGTKSTPRYIRVSHALPATGSNKLRKKEMQADGWRSDDPVYRWTGRGRPDYVLMTDEDKAVLRDEFLTNGRGRFLP; this is encoded by the coding sequence TTGCCACACGACACCATCGCCGACCTCCTCCTCGCCCGGGCGGGCGACAACCGCCCGGGCCTGCTCACCCGGGAGCGGGAATGGACCTGGGACGAGGTCGTCAGGGAGAGCACCGCACGCGCGGCGCTGGCCCGTTCCCTGTGGACCGACGGCCCGTTCCACATCGGGGTGCTTCTCGACAACGTGCCGGATTACGTCTTCTGGCTGGGCGGCGCAGCCCTGAGCGGGGCGACCGTCGTCGGCATCAACTCCACCCGGCGCGGCACCTACTTGGAGCAGGAGGTCCGCCATGCCGACTGCCAACTGATCGTCACCGACCGGGCAGGCGGCGCGCTGCTCGACGGGCTGGACACCGGTGTGCCGCCCGAGCGGTATCTGCTCGTGGACGAGCCGGCCTACACCCGACGACTGGCCGCGCACGCGGCCGAACCCGCCCGCGACCCGGCCGTCGCTCCGGACACCCGGATCCTGCTGCTGTTCACCTCCGGCACGACGGGCGCGTCCAAGGCGGCGATCTGTTCGCAGGGCCGCCTCGCCGCACTGGGCCGGGCCAACGCGGCCAAGTACGAAGTGGGCCGTGACGACGTGTGCTACTGCCCGATGCCGCTGTTCCACGGCAATGCGCTGATGGCCTTGTGGGCACCGGCCCTGGCGGCCGGCGCCACCGTCGCGCTGACCCCGAAGTTCTCGGCCTCCGGCTTCCTGCCCGACGTCCGGTTCTTCGGCGCCACGTTCTTCACCTACGTGGGCAAGGCAGTCGCCTATGTCCTGGCACAGCCGGAGAACAGCACCGACACCGACAACCCGCTGACCCATGCCTTCGGCACCGAGGCCTCGCCCGAGGACAGGACCGCCTTCCTGCGCCGCTTCGGGTGCCGGCTCGTCGAGGGCTACGGCTCAAGCGAGGGCGCCGGGATGCTCCGGCAGGCACCGGACGGGCCGGTGGGCGCACTCGGCGTGCCCGCCCGCGACAGTGTGCGGATCGTCGACCCGGAAACCCGACTGCCCTGTCCGCCCGCCGTCCTCGACGGACACGGCAGAGTACAGAACCCCGAAGCAGCCATCGGTGAGATCGTCGACACCGAGGGCGCCGCCCGGTTCGAGGGCTACTACAACAACGACGCGGCGAACGCCGAACGTGTCCATCACGGCTGGTACTGGACCGGCGACCTCGGTTACGTCGACACGGCCGGGTACTTCTACTTCGCGGGCCGCTCCGGCGACTGGATCCGGGTCGACGGCGAGAACACCTCCGCGCTGCTGACCGAACGCATCCTGCGGCGACACCCCGGTGTCGTGGCCGCCGGAGTCTTCGGCGTCCCCGACCCCCGCAGCGGCGACCAGGTCATGGCCGCCATCGAGATCCCCGAAGGCACGCGTTTCGAGAAGCTGAGCCTGCCGGAGTTCCTCGCCGGCCAGGAAGACCTGGGCACCAAGAGCACACCCCGCTACATCCGGGTCTCGCACGCCCTGCCGGCCACCGGCTCCAACAAGCTGCGCAAGAAGGAGATGCAGGCCGACGGATGGCGCTCCGACGACCCGGTCTACCGCTGGACGGGACGCGGACGGCCCGACTACGTCCTCATGACCGACGAGGACAAGGCAGTACTGCGCGACGAGTTCCTCACCAACGGACGCGGACGCTTCCTGCCCTGA
- a CDS encoding acyl-CoA dehydrogenase family protein, whose translation MQLRESAAQRELRKELRAYFAGLLPEDERRRAGEEGVGGPRFREIVGRLGADGWLGIGWPEEYGGQGRTAEEQYVFFDEVQRAGLPFPFVTVNTVGPTLMEYGTEDQKKRFLPGILTGDTVFAIGYTEPGAGTDLASLTTRAVRDGSHFVVDGSKIFTSGANTADYIWLAARTDPDAPKHRGISILTVPTDADGFSWSPIRTVGGMVVTATYYSGIRVPGSAVVGEVNGGWRLMTAQLNHERIGLAALGGRTVQLWERVLEWAKDNGAVELPWVRHEFARTYARIEAMRLMNWKMTDAVAHSRLTGADAGAAKVYGTETHIDVQRSLTQILGAAGRIRPESPGAALAGQVEQLSRQGIVNTFGGGVNEVLRDMVATQGLGLPRKGRGR comes from the coding sequence ATGCAACTGCGCGAGAGCGCCGCGCAGCGTGAACTGCGCAAGGAACTGAGAGCGTACTTCGCGGGCCTGCTGCCCGAGGACGAACGGCGCCGGGCCGGCGAGGAAGGAGTGGGCGGACCGCGCTTCCGGGAGATCGTGGGACGGCTCGGCGCCGACGGGTGGCTCGGCATCGGCTGGCCCGAGGAGTACGGCGGCCAGGGCCGGACGGCCGAGGAGCAGTACGTGTTCTTCGACGAGGTCCAACGGGCCGGACTGCCCTTCCCGTTCGTCACCGTGAACACGGTCGGACCCACGCTCATGGAGTACGGGACCGAGGACCAGAAGAAGCGGTTCCTGCCGGGCATCCTCACCGGCGACACGGTCTTCGCCATCGGCTACACCGAACCGGGCGCCGGCACCGACCTGGCATCGCTCACCACCCGGGCGGTACGGGACGGCAGCCACTTCGTCGTGGACGGCAGCAAGATCTTCACCAGCGGAGCGAACACCGCCGACTACATCTGGCTCGCCGCCCGCACCGATCCCGACGCCCCCAAACACCGTGGAATCTCCATCCTCACCGTGCCGACCGACGCCGACGGGTTCTCCTGGAGCCCGATCCGGACCGTGGGGGGCATGGTCGTCACCGCCACCTACTACAGCGGGATCCGGGTGCCTGGCAGTGCTGTGGTGGGTGAGGTGAACGGCGGCTGGCGGCTGATGACAGCACAGCTCAACCACGAGCGGATCGGCCTGGCGGCCCTCGGCGGCCGCACCGTCCAGCTCTGGGAGCGGGTCCTGGAATGGGCCAAGGACAACGGCGCCGTCGAACTGCCCTGGGTACGCCATGAGTTCGCCCGCACCTACGCCCGTATCGAAGCCATGCGCCTGATGAACTGGAAGATGACCGACGCCGTCGCACACTCCAGGCTGACCGGAGCGGACGCCGGCGCCGCCAAGGTGTACGGCACCGAGACCCACATCGACGTCCAGCGCTCGCTGACCCAGATCCTGGGCGCGGCCGGACGGATCCGCCCCGAGTCGCCAGGAGCGGCGCTGGCCGGGCAGGTCGAGCAGTTGTCACGCCAGGGCATCGTGAACACCTTCGGCGGCGGCGTCAACGAAGTGCTGCGCGACATGGTGGCCACCCAGGGTCTTGGCCTTCCCCGCAAGGGACGTGGCCGGTGA
- a CDS encoding bifunctional MaoC family dehydratase N-terminal/OB-fold nucleic acid binding domain-containing protein — protein sequence MNTASEEYERRLQSFTGRDLHALTPGQDPVNQPMIRHWTEAMGDTSPVYTDESAARATGRAGVVAPASMMQAWTMRGYAASVAPPSARSGFDELVDLLDEGGYTSVVATDSELEFTRELVPGDHIAVQEAVESVSAEKRTGLGAGRFVTTLKTYRDQDGRVVAVQRWRTLRFRPAAPEAAGRPPALRPRPAVNRDNAFWFEAAKDHRLLIQRCASCGTLRHPPGPCCPRCGSFAWDTVAASGRGRVYTFTVNHRPRHPAFSYPLVVAVVELAEGTRLVTNLTGVAPEDVDIDMPVVLDWLDADPDLSLPVFRPAATEAS from the coding sequence GTGAATACGGCGAGTGAGGAGTACGAGAGGCGGCTGCAGTCCTTCACCGGACGCGACCTGCACGCCCTCACGCCCGGTCAGGACCCGGTGAACCAGCCGATGATCCGGCACTGGACCGAGGCGATGGGCGACACCAGCCCGGTGTACACCGACGAGTCGGCGGCCCGAGCCACCGGGCGGGCAGGCGTCGTCGCCCCGGCCTCGATGATGCAGGCATGGACGATGCGGGGCTACGCCGCATCGGTCGCCCCGCCCTCCGCCCGCTCCGGGTTCGACGAGCTGGTCGACCTGCTCGACGAGGGCGGCTACACCTCCGTGGTGGCGACCGACTCGGAGCTGGAGTTCACGCGCGAACTGGTGCCCGGTGACCACATCGCCGTACAGGAGGCCGTGGAGTCGGTCTCCGCCGAGAAGCGGACCGGTCTGGGCGCCGGGCGCTTCGTCACCACGCTGAAGACCTACCGTGACCAGGACGGCCGGGTCGTCGCCGTTCAGCGCTGGCGCACCCTGCGGTTCCGGCCGGCCGCACCGGAGGCAGCCGGCCGTCCCCCGGCACTGCGCCCCCGGCCCGCCGTCAACCGGGACAACGCCTTCTGGTTCGAGGCGGCGAAGGACCACCGGCTGCTGATCCAGCGCTGCGCCTCCTGCGGGACGCTGCGTCACCCGCCGGGCCCGTGCTGCCCGCGGTGCGGCTCGTTCGCATGGGACACCGTTGCGGCGTCGGGCCGGGGACGGGTGTACACCTTCACGGTCAACCACCGTCCGAGGCACCCGGCGTTCTCGTACCCGCTCGTCGTCGCCGTCGTCGAACTCGCCGAAGGCACCCGGCTCGTCACCAATCTGACCGGCGTCGCGCCCGAGGACGTCGACATCGACATGCCGGTCGTTCTCGACTGGCTCGACGCCGACCCCGATCTGTCCCTGCCGGTGTTCCGGCCCGCCGCAACGGAGGCCTCCTGA
- a CDS encoding acyl-CoA dehydrogenase family protein produces MDFSLGEELEALRDLAHEIFTDHATPERLREVETSATRVDDKLWNDLAGTGLLAAPLPEETGGAGLGLAALCVILEQQGRSVAPVPVWPAVLAALALAAHGSAPQRAALLPSAADGTDRFTLALEEFGPAGPREPRTGATPDGPAWRISGTKAVVPAPAGAGRVLVTAATGTGTGLFLVRSDAPGVSWTSAETTSHDLSAHLTLDGAPAEAVGAPGSGAVEWITERAGAALAALQLGVAQGALRHAAEHLGAREQFGRPLATFQAVRHQLADCLIDIEAMRVTLWQAVTALEDGEGTERAALVAKWWADEGGLDVVHRVQHVHGGIGVDTDYSVHRHFLWGRQIATTLGGASADLSRLGEVLARGTVAS; encoded by the coding sequence ATGGACTTCTCGCTGGGAGAAGAGCTCGAAGCGCTACGGGATCTGGCCCATGAGATCTTCACCGACCACGCCACGCCGGAGCGGCTCCGGGAGGTCGAGACATCCGCGACGCGCGTCGACGACAAGCTCTGGAACGACCTGGCCGGGACGGGACTGCTCGCCGCACCGCTCCCGGAGGAGACCGGCGGCGCCGGTCTCGGCCTGGCCGCGCTGTGCGTGATCCTTGAGCAGCAGGGCCGGAGCGTGGCACCCGTCCCGGTCTGGCCCGCCGTCCTGGCCGCGCTGGCTCTCGCCGCGCACGGCTCCGCACCGCAGCGTGCGGCGCTGCTGCCGTCCGCGGCCGACGGCACGGACCGGTTCACCCTGGCGCTGGAGGAGTTCGGCCCCGCCGGCCCCCGCGAGCCGCGGACCGGGGCCACGCCCGACGGACCCGCATGGCGGATCAGCGGCACCAAGGCCGTCGTACCCGCCCCCGCCGGCGCCGGCCGGGTGCTGGTCACCGCGGCCACCGGCACAGGCACGGGCCTCTTCCTCGTACGCTCCGACGCCCCCGGGGTGAGCTGGACGTCCGCCGAGACCACCAGCCATGACCTCAGCGCCCACCTCACTCTGGACGGCGCTCCGGCGGAAGCGGTCGGCGCACCCGGCTCCGGGGCGGTGGAGTGGATCACCGAGCGGGCGGGCGCGGCGCTGGCCGCCCTGCAACTCGGCGTGGCGCAAGGAGCGCTGCGCCACGCGGCCGAACACCTCGGCGCGCGCGAACAGTTCGGCCGGCCCCTGGCCACCTTCCAGGCCGTACGGCATCAGCTCGCCGACTGCCTCATCGACATCGAAGCGATGCGGGTGACGCTGTGGCAGGCCGTGACCGCGCTGGAGGACGGGGAGGGCACCGAGCGGGCGGCGCTGGTCGCCAAGTGGTGGGCCGACGAGGGCGGACTGGACGTCGTCCACCGTGTGCAGCACGTGCACGGCGGCATCGGCGTCGACACCGACTACTCGGTGCACCGCCACTTCCTGTGGGGCAGGCAGATCGCCACCACCCTGGGCGGGGCGAGCGCCGACCTGTCCAGGCTCGGCGAGGTCCTGGCGCGCGGGACGGTGGCCTCATGA
- a CDS encoding MaoC family dehydratase produces the protein MTVPKTRTYDEVTVGDVLPRLEIPVTRTLVVATALASRDYQDVHHDPELARARGSKDIFMNILTSNGLVDRYLTGWAGPAAVVRAIRIRLGAPNHPGDTMVLTGTVVAKADEDRRVEVAVRGTNSLGAHVTGTVVVSLPKGAAS, from the coding sequence ATGACGGTGCCGAAGACCCGGACGTACGACGAGGTGACGGTCGGTGACGTACTCCCGCGTCTTGAGATCCCCGTGACCCGGACGCTTGTCGTCGCCACGGCCCTCGCGAGCCGCGACTACCAGGACGTGCACCACGACCCCGAACTGGCCAGGGCGCGCGGTTCGAAGGACATCTTCATGAACATCCTCACCAGCAACGGCCTGGTCGACCGGTACCTCACCGGCTGGGCCGGTCCGGCCGCGGTCGTCAGGGCGATCCGGATCCGCCTCGGCGCCCCCAACCACCCGGGCGACACCATGGTGCTCACCGGCACCGTGGTCGCCAAGGCCGACGAGGACCGGCGCGTCGAGGTCGCGGTGCGCGGCACCAACAGCCTGGGCGCGCACGTGACCGGCACCGTCGTGGTGTCCCTGCCGAAGGGGGCGGCTTCGTGA
- a CDS encoding lipid-transfer protein: protein MRAASVLPGSAAVVGIGATEFSKNSGRSELQLACEAVLAAVADAGLVPADVDGLVTFTAETNSEIHVARNTGMGEVTFFSRIGYGGGAGCGTVQQAAMAVATGAAEVVVCYRAFNERSGERYGLGQADRPMDTSADRAAYAWMTPFGLNTPAQWVAMFARRYMHEYGAGSEDFGRVAVVDRRHAANNPAAWFHGRPITLADHQSSPWIAEPLRLLDCCQETDGGQALVVVSAERARDLPHPPAVIRGAAQGLGDDQHMMTSYYRPSISGIPEMGLVGRQLYGQSGLGPGDIDAAVLYDHFTPLVLPQLEELGFCGTGEAKDFIADGHLDLGGRLPLNTHGGQLGEAYLHGMNGIAEGVRLVRGTSVNQPDGVGQVLVTAGTGVPTSGLILGTGR, encoded by the coding sequence GTGAGGGCCGCGAGCGTGCTGCCGGGCAGCGCCGCCGTCGTCGGTATCGGCGCCACCGAGTTCTCCAAGAACTCCGGCCGCAGTGAACTCCAGCTGGCCTGCGAGGCCGTCCTCGCCGCCGTCGCCGACGCGGGCCTGGTCCCCGCCGACGTCGACGGCCTGGTCACCTTCACCGCGGAGACCAACTCCGAGATCCACGTGGCCCGCAACACGGGGATGGGCGAGGTGACGTTCTTCTCGCGCATCGGCTACGGCGGAGGGGCCGGCTGCGGCACCGTGCAGCAGGCGGCGATGGCTGTCGCCACCGGCGCCGCCGAAGTCGTCGTCTGCTACCGGGCCTTCAACGAACGCTCCGGCGAACGGTACGGCCTGGGGCAGGCCGACCGGCCGATGGACACCAGCGCCGACCGTGCCGCGTACGCCTGGATGACCCCGTTCGGGCTGAACACGCCCGCCCAGTGGGTGGCCATGTTCGCCCGCCGCTACATGCACGAGTACGGCGCGGGCAGCGAGGACTTCGGCAGGGTCGCGGTGGTGGACCGCAGGCACGCCGCGAACAACCCCGCCGCCTGGTTCCACGGGCGCCCCATCACCCTGGCCGACCACCAGAGTTCGCCCTGGATAGCCGAACCGCTGCGCCTGCTGGACTGCTGCCAGGAGACCGACGGCGGTCAGGCCCTGGTGGTCGTGTCCGCCGAACGGGCCCGTGACCTGCCGCATCCCCCCGCCGTGATCCGCGGGGCGGCGCAGGGACTGGGGGACGACCAGCACATGATGACCAGCTACTACCGCCCGAGCATCAGTGGCATTCCGGAGATGGGCCTGGTCGGGCGGCAGCTGTACGGGCAGAGCGGCTTGGGTCCCGGCGACATCGACGCCGCGGTCCTGTACGACCACTTCACCCCGCTGGTTCTGCCGCAGCTGGAGGAGCTGGGGTTCTGCGGTACGGGCGAGGCGAAGGACTTCATCGCGGACGGGCACCTCGATCTCGGTGGCCGGCTGCCGCTGAACACCCACGGCGGGCAGCTCGGCGAGGCCTATCTGCACGGCATGAACGGCATCGCCGAGGGCGTCCGGCTGGTCCGCGGCACCTCGGTGAACCAGCCCGACGGCGTCGGCCAGGTGCTGGTCACCGCCGGCACCGGCGTGCCGACCAGCGGTCTGATCCTGGGAACCGGCCGATGA
- a CDS encoding 2-keto-4-pentenoate hydratase produces MIDASRRAAADLLWNAEHDRTPVAPLTETFPGMDVVDAYEIQLRNIRRRVAGGASVRGHKVGLSSEVMQRMMGVDEPDYGHLLSDMVLSEQTPVDTARYCCPRIEVEIGYVLGEALSGENCTEKDVIAATEYIVPSIELIDSRITDWRIALEDTIADNASSAGLVLGAARVSPRDLDTAGIGAVLYRGGTEIARGNTSAVLGDPTVAVAWLARKVAAFGVRLEAGHVVLPGSCTAAVDVRPGDDFRAEFAGLGPVSVRFA; encoded by the coding sequence ATGATTGACGCGTCACGGCGTGCCGCCGCAGACCTGCTGTGGAACGCGGAGCACGACCGCACCCCCGTGGCCCCGCTGACCGAGACGTTCCCGGGGATGGACGTGGTGGACGCCTACGAGATCCAACTGCGCAACATCCGCAGACGAGTTGCGGGTGGCGCCTCCGTCCGCGGCCACAAGGTCGGGCTGTCCTCCGAGGTCATGCAGCGGATGATGGGCGTGGACGAGCCCGACTACGGCCATCTGCTCTCGGACATGGTCCTGTCCGAGCAGACCCCGGTGGACACCGCCCGCTACTGCTGCCCACGCATCGAGGTCGAGATCGGGTACGTGCTCGGCGAGGCCCTGAGCGGCGAGAACTGTACGGAGAAGGATGTCATCGCCGCGACGGAGTACATCGTCCCCTCCATCGAGCTCATCGACAGCCGGATCACCGACTGGCGGATCGCGCTGGAGGACACCATCGCCGACAACGCCTCCTCGGCCGGCCTGGTCCTGGGCGCGGCCCGGGTCAGCCCCCGCGATCTGGATACGGCGGGTATCGGCGCCGTGCTGTACCGGGGCGGTACGGAGATCGCGCGCGGCAACACCAGCGCGGTGCTGGGCGATCCGACCGTCGCCGTCGCGTGGCTGGCCCGGAAGGTGGCGGCCTTCGGGGTCCGTCTTGAGGCCGGGCATGTGGTGCTGCCCGGCTCGTGCACGGCGGCCGTCGACGTGCGGCCGGGGGACGACTTCCGCGCGGAGTTCGCCGGGCTCGGCCCGGTGTCGGTCCGCTTCGCGTGA
- a CDS encoding 3-oxoacyl-ACP reductase, protein MSTRTSLHGRTAVVTGAGAGLGRSEALELAARGANVVINDVGPAADDVVAEIKTLGREAVAVTGDIGDWSMGDQLVSTALETFGSLDIVVNNAGVLRDKMVFNLSESDWDDVIRIHLKGHAALTRAAAVHWRAASKAAGGPVYGRVVNTSSEAFLFGAPGQPNYSAAKAGITALTLATAQGLARYGVRANAICPRARTAMTAEAFGAGSSPEGGLDIMAPERVATFVGHLASAAADEINGQVFVVYGDMIALLAPPTVEKKFTAATGAFTAGELDSRLTPYFSGRDPHRMFAAYSVAALDTTGTQDATAAR, encoded by the coding sequence ATGAGCACGAGGACCAGCCTCCACGGGCGGACCGCCGTCGTCACCGGGGCCGGCGCCGGCCTGGGCCGAAGCGAGGCGCTTGAGCTGGCGGCCCGCGGCGCCAATGTCGTCATCAACGACGTGGGACCGGCCGCCGATGACGTCGTCGCGGAGATCAAGACCCTGGGGCGCGAAGCCGTTGCCGTGACCGGGGACATCGGCGACTGGTCCATGGGCGACCAGCTGGTAAGCACCGCGCTGGAGACCTTCGGCAGCCTGGACATCGTCGTCAACAATGCCGGGGTCCTGCGCGACAAGATGGTATTCAACCTCAGCGAGTCCGACTGGGACGACGTCATCCGGATCCACCTCAAAGGACACGCCGCCCTCACGCGTGCCGCGGCGGTGCACTGGCGGGCGGCGAGCAAAGCCGCGGGCGGCCCGGTCTACGGACGAGTCGTCAACACGTCGTCCGAGGCCTTCCTCTTCGGCGCCCCGGGCCAGCCGAACTACTCGGCGGCCAAAGCCGGCATCACCGCGCTCACCCTCGCCACGGCACAGGGCCTGGCCCGCTACGGCGTACGCGCCAACGCCATCTGCCCGCGCGCCCGCACCGCCATGACGGCCGAGGCGTTCGGAGCGGGCAGCTCGCCCGAAGGCGGCCTGGACATCATGGCCCCCGAACGGGTCGCGACGTTCGTCGGCCACCTCGCCTCCGCGGCCGCGGACGAGATCAACGGCCAGGTCTTCGTCGTCTACGGCGACATGATCGCCCTGCTCGCGCCGCCCACGGTGGAGAAGAAATTCACCGCGGCGACCGGCGCCTTCACCGCGGGTGAGCTGGACTCCCGCCTGACGCCGTACTTCTCGGGCCGGGACCCGCACCGCATGTTCGCGGCCTACAGCGTCGCCGCACTCGACACCACAGGGACGCAGGACGCGACCGCAGCCCGCTGA